A section of the Chlorocebus sabaeus isolate Y175 chromosome 13, mChlSab1.0.hap1, whole genome shotgun sequence genome encodes:
- the IL22RA2 gene encoding interleukin-22 receptor subunit alpha-2 isoform X1, translated as MMPRHCFLGFLISFFLTGVAGTQPAHESLKPQRVQFQSRNFHNILQWQPGRALTGNSSVYFVQYKIMFLCNMKSSHQKPSGCWQHTSCNFPGCRTWAKYGQRQWKNKEDCWGTQELFCDLTSETSDIQEPYYGRVRAASAGSYSDWSMTPRFTPWWETKIDPPVMNITQVNGSLLVILCAPNLPHRYQKEKNISIEDYYELVYRVFIINNSLEKEQKVYEGAHRVVEIEALPPHSSYCVVAEIYQPMLDRRSQRSEERCVEIP; from the exons ATGATGCCTAGACATTGTTTTCTAGGCTTCCTCATCAGTTTCTTCCTTACTGGTGTAGCAG GAACTCAGCCAGCACATGAGTCTCTGAAGCCTCAGAGGGTACAATTTCAGTCCCGAAATTTTCACAACATTTTGCAATGGCAGCCTGGGAGGGCACTTACTGGCAACAGCAGTGTCTATTTTGTGCAGTACAAAAT CATGTTCTTATGCAACATGAAAagctctcaccagaagccaagtgGATGCTGGCAGCACACTTCTTGTAACTTCCCAGGCTGCAGAACATgggctaa ATATGGACAGagacaatggaaaaataaagaagactgTTGGGGTACTCAAGAACTCTTTTGTGACCTTACCAGTGAAACCTCAGACATACAGGAACCTTATTACGGGAGGGTGAGGGCGGCCTCGGCTGGGAGCTACTCAGACTGGAGCATGACGCCGCGGTTCACTCCCTGGTGGGAAA cAAAAATAGATCCTCCAGTCATGAATATAACCCAAGTCAATGGATCTCTGTTGGTAATTCTCTGTGCTCCAAATTTACCACATAgataccaaaaggaaaaaaatatatctatagaaGATTACTATGAACTAGTATACCGAGTTTTTATAATTAACAATTCACTAGAAAAG GAGCAAAAGGTTTATGAAGGGGCTCACAGAGTTGTTGAAATTGAAGCTCTACCACCACATTCCAGCTACTGTGTAGTGGCTGAAATATATCAGCCCATGTTAGACAGAAGAAGTCAGAGAAGTGAAGAGAGATGTGTGGAAATTCCATGA
- the IL22RA2 gene encoding interleukin-22 receptor subunit alpha-2 isoform X2, translated as MMPRHCFLGFLISFFLTGVAGTQPAHESLKPQRVQFQSRNFHNILQWQPGRALTGNSSVYFVQYKIYGQRQWKNKEDCWGTQELFCDLTSETSDIQEPYYGRVRAASAGSYSDWSMTPRFTPWWETKIDPPVMNITQVNGSLLVILCAPNLPHRYQKEKNISIEDYYELVYRVFIINNSLEKEQKVYEGAHRVVEIEALPPHSSYCVVAEIYQPMLDRRSQRSEERCVEIP; from the exons ATGATGCCTAGACATTGTTTTCTAGGCTTCCTCATCAGTTTCTTCCTTACTGGTGTAGCAG GAACTCAGCCAGCACATGAGTCTCTGAAGCCTCAGAGGGTACAATTTCAGTCCCGAAATTTTCACAACATTTTGCAATGGCAGCCTGGGAGGGCACTTACTGGCAACAGCAGTGTCTATTTTGTGCAGTACAAAAT ATATGGACAGagacaatggaaaaataaagaagactgTTGGGGTACTCAAGAACTCTTTTGTGACCTTACCAGTGAAACCTCAGACATACAGGAACCTTATTACGGGAGGGTGAGGGCGGCCTCGGCTGGGAGCTACTCAGACTGGAGCATGACGCCGCGGTTCACTCCCTGGTGGGAAA cAAAAATAGATCCTCCAGTCATGAATATAACCCAAGTCAATGGATCTCTGTTGGTAATTCTCTGTGCTCCAAATTTACCACATAgataccaaaaggaaaaaaatatatctatagaaGATTACTATGAACTAGTATACCGAGTTTTTATAATTAACAATTCACTAGAAAAG GAGCAAAAGGTTTATGAAGGGGCTCACAGAGTTGTTGAAATTGAAGCTCTACCACCACATTCCAGCTACTGTGTAGTGGCTGAAATATATCAGCCCATGTTAGACAGAAGAAGTCAGAGAAGTGAAGAGAGATGTGTGGAAATTCCATGA
- the IL22RA2 gene encoding interleukin-22 receptor subunit alpha-2 isoform X3, whose amino-acid sequence MMPRHCFLGFLISFFLTGVAGTQPAHESLKPQRVQFQSRNFHNILQWQPGRALTGNSSVYFVQYKIYGQRQWKNKEDCWGTQELFCDLTSETSDIQEPYYGRVRAASAGSYSDWSMTPRFTPWWERAKGL is encoded by the exons ATGATGCCTAGACATTGTTTTCTAGGCTTCCTCATCAGTTTCTTCCTTACTGGTGTAGCAG GAACTCAGCCAGCACATGAGTCTCTGAAGCCTCAGAGGGTACAATTTCAGTCCCGAAATTTTCACAACATTTTGCAATGGCAGCCTGGGAGGGCACTTACTGGCAACAGCAGTGTCTATTTTGTGCAGTACAAAAT ATATGGACAGagacaatggaaaaataaagaagactgTTGGGGTACTCAAGAACTCTTTTGTGACCTTACCAGTGAAACCTCAGACATACAGGAACCTTATTACGGGAGGGTGAGGGCGGCCTCGGCTGGGAGCTACTCAGACTGGAGCATGACGCCGCGGTTCACTCCCTGGTGGGAAA GAGCAAAAGGTTTATGA